One part of the Gossypium raimondii isolate GPD5lz chromosome 1, ASM2569854v1, whole genome shotgun sequence genome encodes these proteins:
- the LOC105786875 gene encoding uncharacterized protein LOC105786875, producing the protein MEEYLQVIPSELEIIKQDFEKSNLELEKKIERLEEEKMHLRLDADVQKLEAEKLRKGNKIREEKGKADRWEKKCQETQLQNEALERNLLESRSETDELKERIAELERSLHRYRNRNTAVELRASLSKIEEIKKRVEELEVTLQDYEMRVEFFEANEERLKEQLHYYQSQVRDRDHVMGEVGAQI; encoded by the exons ATGGAAGAGTACCTACAAGTGATCCCATCAGAGTTGGAGATtataaaacaagattttgaaaagagtAATTTAGAGCTCGAAAAGAAGATAGAGCggttggaagaagaaaagatgcatTTGAGGTTAGATGCTGATGTTCAAAAATTAGAGGCTGAAAAATTAAGAAAGGGAAATA AGATTCGGGAAGAAAAGGGCAAGGCTGATAGATGGGAAAAGAAATGCCAAGAAACGCAATTGCAAAACGAGGCATTGGAGAGGAATCTGTTAGAAAGTCGGAGTGAAACAGATGAATTGAAGGAAAGAATAGCTGAACTTGAAAGGTCTCTTCATCGTTACCGAAATCGTAATACAGCGGTGGAGCTAAGAGCGAGTTTGAGCAAGATTgaggaaataaagaaaagagtagAAGAATTAGAGGTGACATTACAAGACTATGAGATGCGGGTTGAATTTTTTGAAGCGAATGAAGAACGTCTTAAAGAGCAGCTTCACTATTATCAGAGCCAAGTTAGAGATAGAGATCACGTTATGGGAGAAGTCGGGGCCCAGATTTAG